In one window of Streptomyces sp. FXJ1.172 DNA:
- a CDS encoding transposase, which translates to MPRDLQGCECLGHIQRRSKGTFWVKAIGWDERLSDKVNGKGMVGHAGAALLRRCADRTGVTGALGQVLPRGSGAGWRERGQLVVMLAVAIVLGTRSLLDAEVLLAHQAALFGVPASDSTMRRALAAIDEKVLAKIAKARARVRRDVWSQVALRPGGFPWLSVVGKRLTGWIIIDIDATIIASASKKAGAAATFKRTFGFHPLAAWCANTQECLAMLLREGNAGANTVADHLRLLADVLRQIPDSSAAKILIRIDGAGATHDLLDHCPPPADSPPAPRREQEGANTHNPGAVEPGRSRSDTRRPCPAHNRARRKGRIDKPSADQKLRRIEVDITELCRRPFSYALAAERSPERG; encoded by the coding sequence GTGCCCCGTGACCTGCAAGGATGTGAGTGTTTAGGTCATATCCAGCGCAGGAGCAAGGGCACCTTCTGGGTGAAGGCTATCGGCTGGGACGAGCGGCTGTCGGACAAGGTCAACGGCAAGGGCATGGTCGGGCACGCGGGTGCGGCACTGCTGCGCCGCTGCGCGGACCGCACCGGGGTGACGGGCGCGCTGGGGCAGGTGCTTCCACGCGGGTCGGGAGCCGGCTGGCGCGAGCGGGGCCAGCTGGTGGTGATGCTGGCGGTCGCCATCGTGCTCGGCACGAGGAGCCTGCTGGACGCCGAGGTCCTGCTCGCGCACCAGGCCGCGCTGTTCGGGGTGCCGGCCTCGGACTCCACGATGCGCCGGGCGCTCGCGGCGATCGACGAGAAAGTCCTGGCGAAGATTGCCAAGGCCCGGGCGAGGGTCCGCCGCGATGTCTGGAGTCAGGTCGCACTGCGGCCGGGCGGATTCCCCTGGCTGAGCGTGGTCGGCAAGCGCCTGACCGGTTGGATCATCATCGACATCGACGCCACGATCATCGCCTCCGCGTCCAAGAAGGCCGGGGCCGCGGCCACCTTCAAGCGGACGTTCGGCTTCCACCCACTCGCGGCATGGTGTGCCAACACCCAAGAATGCCTGGCCATGCTGCTGCGCGAGGGCAACGCGGGAGCGAACACCGTGGCCGACCATCTGCGCCTCCTGGCTGACGTCCTGCGGCAGATCCCCGACTCCTCGGCCGCCAAGATCCTCATCCGGATCGACGGCGCCGGCGCCACCCACGACCTGCTCGACCACTGCCCGCCCCCAGCTGACTCACCGCCAGCACCCCGGCGAGAGCAGGAAGGAGCGAACACACACAACCCCGGTGCCGTGGAGCCCGGGCGCAGCCGCAGCGACACGCGAAGGCCCTGCCCTGCCCACAACCGTGCGAGACGAAAGGGGCGAATCGACAAACCGTCAGCCGATCAGAAGCTCAGACGAATCGAGGTCGATATCACCGAACTGTGCAGGAGGCCCTTCTCCTATGCGCTGGCTGCGGAGCGATCACCCGAACGAGGCTGA
- a CDS encoding AraC family transcriptional regulator — protein sequence MARAIRWLQAHYAEVIRIDDLAADVGLSISSLNRHFRAVTAMSPLQYQKQLRLQKARIQLIADPHDIAAIGHAVGYDSPSQFSREYKRMFGAPPAQDAARLQGVCVSI from the coding sequence GTGGCACGCGCCATCCGCTGGCTCCAGGCACACTATGCCGAAGTCATCCGCATCGACGACCTCGCCGCCGATGTCGGGCTGAGCATTTCCTCACTCAACCGGCACTTTCGCGCTGTCACAGCCATGAGCCCGCTGCAATACCAAAAGCAACTGCGTCTCCAAAAGGCTCGCATCCAACTCATCGCCGACCCCCACGACATCGCCGCGATCGGGCACGCCGTCGGCTACGACAGTCCGTCCCAATTCAGCCGCGAATACAAGCGCATGTTCGGCGCACCGCCCGCCCAGGACGCGGCCAGACTTCAGGGGGTGTGCGTCTCGATTTGA
- a CDS encoding AraC family transcriptional regulator — translation MHDPLSFAGIVCRPGVGAWWNGTVDKLDELCAQITRLATRNAPPTRLDGVQVFATDRVTEPLGTVTEPCLAMVAQGAKRSVLGERIFDYRAGQYLVVTLDLPLTSQITRADAAEPALFFGLRLKPAVIAQLLLDAGAAPGTGRGDTGAAIGTSDADDDLIDAAVRRLRLVGNPVDQRVLAHDRA, via the coding sequence ATGCACGATCCGCTCAGCTTCGCCGGGATCGTTTGCCGTCCCGGTGTGGGCGCGTGGTGGAATGGGACGGTGGACAAGCTCGACGAACTCTGCGCACAGATCACCCGGCTCGCGACGCGCAACGCCCCGCCGACACGGCTCGACGGAGTGCAGGTCTTCGCCACCGACCGGGTGACGGAACCACTCGGCACAGTCACCGAGCCGTGCCTGGCCATGGTTGCCCAGGGGGCGAAACGCTCCGTCCTCGGAGAGCGGATCTTCGACTACCGTGCCGGCCAGTACCTGGTGGTCACCCTCGACCTCCCCCTGACCTCACAGATCACGCGCGCCGACGCGGCCGAGCCCGCCCTCTTCTTCGGGCTTCGGCTCAAGCCCGCGGTCATCGCACAGCTCCTGCTCGACGCCGGGGCCGCTCCCGGCACGGGAAGGGGAGACACGGGCGCAGCCATTGGCACGAGCGACGCCGACGACGATCTGATCGACGCAGCAGTCCGACGCCTCCGGCTCGTCGGCAACCCCGTCGACCAACGCGTCCTCGCGCACGATCGAGCGTGA
- a CDS encoding aldo/keto reductase, whose product MALDSYVTLGRSGLRISPFTLGTMTFGEDHGWGTSPAESKDILAAYLGRGGNSIDTANIYTNGHSEKIIGDYIAGKGSLRDRVVIGTKFFGNLYAKDPNGGGAGRKGIVQQLENSLRRLQTDYVDIYWLHNFDPVTPVEETMRTLDDLVASGKVRYIGFSDVPAWRTAEAATLAQFRGWAPIVALQLEYSLLERSSEGELIPLAQAKGMGVLPWSPLKSGFLSGKYSSARTGPVDTARSALVGTPSQSDYVVIDALNEIAAEVGASPAAVALNWVNNRPGITSTLVGARRLAQLETNLDAFAVTLTDAQRATLDEVSAPTLNFPAENNRTLAAMLAFAGATVDGQETIVSPLLQASATRY is encoded by the coding sequence ATGGCGCTGGACTCGTACGTCACGCTCGGCCGCTCGGGGCTGAGAATCAGTCCGTTCACCCTCGGTACCATGACCTTCGGTGAGGACCATGGCTGGGGCACCAGCCCGGCGGAGTCGAAGGACATTCTCGCGGCCTATCTGGGACGCGGTGGCAATTCCATCGACACAGCCAACATCTACACCAACGGGCACTCCGAGAAGATCATCGGCGACTACATCGCCGGGAAGGGGTCGCTGCGCGACCGTGTCGTGATCGGCACCAAATTCTTCGGGAACCTCTACGCGAAGGACCCCAATGGTGGCGGGGCCGGCCGCAAGGGAATCGTGCAGCAGCTCGAGAACTCGCTGCGGCGCCTGCAGACGGACTACGTCGACATCTACTGGCTGCACAACTTCGATCCCGTGACGCCGGTCGAGGAGACCATGCGGACCTTGGACGATCTCGTGGCGAGCGGCAAGGTCCGCTACATCGGATTCTCCGACGTGCCGGCGTGGCGGACCGCCGAGGCTGCCACCCTCGCACAGTTCCGGGGCTGGGCTCCTATCGTCGCGCTTCAGTTGGAGTACTCCCTGCTCGAGCGCTCCTCGGAGGGGGAGCTGATTCCGCTGGCCCAGGCCAAGGGCATGGGCGTGCTGCCGTGGAGTCCGCTGAAGAGCGGCTTCCTGTCCGGCAAGTACTCCAGCGCCCGTACCGGACCGGTCGACACCGCGCGCTCGGCCCTGGTGGGCACCCCGAGCCAGAGCGACTACGTCGTCATCGACGCGCTCAACGAGATCGCCGCCGAGGTCGGTGCCAGCCCGGCCGCTGTCGCCCTGAACTGGGTGAACAACCGCCCCGGCATCACCTCGACCCTGGTGGGGGCCCGCCGGCTGGCACAGCTGGAGACCAACCTCGACGCGTTCGCCGTCACCCTCACCGACGCCCAGCGCGCGACCCTCGACGAGGTCTCCGCCCCCACCTTGAACTTCCCCGCCGAGAACAACAGGACGCTCGCCGCCATGCTCGCGTTCGCCGGCGCGACGGTCGACGGCCAGGAAACCATCGTCTCGCCCCTGCTTCAGGCCAGTGCCACCCGCTACTGA
- a CDS encoding SDR family NAD(P)-dependent oxidoreductase encodes MTQQFAGKTALVTGGGSGIGRASALALAAEGALVTVAGRTAETLKETVRLIEAAGGSARHVVADMTDEAQIERAVKAATADTGRLDIALNNAGYDGEYQLTKDYSTDMLDHMLALNVRGVFLSMKYELQYMVAQGSGAIVNMSSGAALVGVPGFSGYTATKAAEVAMTKSSALEVAPQGIRINAVCPGLVETPMIADMPAEDRKAFGAAHPLGRIARPEEIADAVVWLASDKSSFVTGIALPVDGGYSVP; translated from the coding sequence ATGACCCAGCAGTTCGCAGGCAAGACCGCACTGGTCACCGGCGGCGGATCCGGTATCGGTCGGGCGTCCGCCCTGGCCCTTGCCGCCGAAGGGGCGCTGGTGACGGTCGCGGGCCGCACCGCGGAGACCCTGAAGGAGACGGTGCGCCTGATCGAGGCCGCCGGCGGCTCGGCCCGCCATGTGGTGGCGGACATGACCGACGAGGCTCAGATCGAGCGTGCCGTCAAGGCCGCGACCGCGGACACCGGCCGCCTGGACATTGCCCTGAACAACGCGGGCTACGACGGCGAGTACCAGCTCACCAAGGACTACTCCACGGACATGCTCGACCACATGCTCGCCCTCAACGTGCGCGGCGTGTTCCTGTCGATGAAGTACGAGCTCCAGTACATGGTGGCGCAGGGCTCCGGCGCGATCGTCAACATGTCTTCCGGCGCGGCACTGGTGGGTGTCCCCGGGTTCTCCGGTTACACGGCTACCAAGGCCGCCGAAGTCGCCATGACCAAGAGCTCCGCCCTCGAGGTCGCACCCCAGGGCATCCGCATCAACGCCGTGTGCCCCGGCCTGGTGGAAACCCCGATGATCGCGGACATGCCAGCGGAGGACCGGAAGGCGTTCGGCGCTGCCCACCCCCTGGGCCGGATCGCCCGCCCGGAGGAGATCGCCGACGCCGTCGTCTGGCTCGCCTCCGACAAGTCCAGCTTCGTCACCGGCATCGCACTGCCCGTCGACGGCGGCTACAGCGTCCCGTAG
- a CDS encoding DUF4277 domain-containing protein produces MRGHDFDTRILAGHEAPFANSESDQLARLNTRGQFLRRLDVAGIIDGLCPMRTEVTHITHRQVIEALIANRLSSPMPMFKVNKWAEQWAVDEVFGITPDFLNDDRIGRALHAIAPHLAQINGSVGARAKAEFGIDTTRWHWDMTSISLHGAYDSMAAVVGHSQAPLGVDVREVPACRRVRPPGVGQTPGGWECAERHCVQCRPVHTPPTSRP; encoded by the coding sequence CTGCGCGGACACGACTTCGACACTCGCATCCTCGCAGGCCACGAGGCACCTTTCGCTAACTCTGAGTCAGACCAACTCGCCCGGCTCAATACCCGAGGCCAGTTCCTGCGCCGTCTGGACGTCGCCGGGATCATCGATGGGCTGTGTCCGATGCGGACCGAGGTCACCCACATCACCCACAGACAAGTCATCGAGGCGTTGATCGCCAACCGGCTCTCCTCGCCGATGCCGATGTTCAAGGTGAACAAGTGGGCCGAGCAGTGGGCGGTGGACGAGGTCTTCGGCATCACCCCGGACTTCCTCAACGACGACCGGATCGGCCGTGCTCTGCACGCGATCGCCCCGCACCTGGCCCAGATCAACGGCTCGGTGGGCGCCAGGGCGAAAGCCGAGTTCGGGATCGACACCACGCGCTGGCACTGGGACATGACCAGCATCTCCCTGCACGGCGCCTACGACTCCATGGCCGCGGTCGTGGGACATTCACAAGCACCACTGGGCGTGGATGTCCGGGAAGTGCCTGCTTGCCGCAGGGTACGGCCGCCCGGGGTCGGGCAGACCCCGGGCGGCTGGGAATGTGCTGAGCGGCATTGCGTCCAGTGTCGGCCGGTTCATACGCCGCCGACGTCTCGCCCGTGA
- a CDS encoding IS1380 family transposase, whose translation MERTGWGRQLSVTADGRGLVGHAGAVLLHRVADRVGLTVALQRLWPAGGSATWRNRAHVLLGLASAIVLGATNLSEAEQLQAHHQAILGPAGSDSTAHRLLAGMDERELGRIARARARVRRHLWSLLALRPGGFPWLAVAGKVLTGWIVIDIDATVILASSKKEGAAATFKKTFGFHPLAAWCANTQESLAMLLRPGNAGSNTVADHLAVLADALGQIPDSSRAKILVRVDGAGATHELLEHLEKLNTARRTVRYLTGWTITADDEQAIAHLPERAWDALLEQDGTPHESYGVAELTGLNQRSGWPDGMRLLVRRVKPSGRQVKKLTVFEKKTGWKYSVVATNIRHMWGIAGSHQPQWLDALSRSHATVEDRVRGDKAMGLRNLPSKKWQVNQGWVLAANIGHDLDCWVRLLALHDQDDLVRAEPDTMRYRIYHLPARLARHARRRWLRIEHTWPWAHAFTLAWQRLTDLPDVT comes from the coding sequence GTGGAGCGTACCGGGTGGGGCCGGCAGCTGTCTGTGACGGCCGACGGGAGGGGGTTGGTTGGGCATGCTGGGGCGGTGCTGCTGCACCGGGTCGCGGACCGGGTCGGGCTGACCGTCGCGCTCCAGCGACTGTGGCCGGCGGGCGGGAGCGCAACCTGGCGGAACCGTGCGCATGTGCTCCTCGGCCTGGCCTCGGCGATCGTGCTCGGGGCGACGAACCTGTCCGAGGCCGAGCAGCTCCAGGCCCACCATCAGGCGATCCTCGGCCCGGCCGGGTCTGACTCGACCGCGCACCGGCTGCTGGCGGGGATGGACGAGCGGGAACTGGGGCGGATCGCCAGGGCGAGAGCCCGGGTCCGGCGGCACCTCTGGAGCCTGCTCGCACTGCGACCGGGAGGTTTCCCCTGGCTGGCGGTGGCCGGCAAGGTGCTGACCGGCTGGATCGTGATCGACATCGACGCCACGGTCATCCTGGCCTCCTCCAAGAAGGAGGGCGCCGCGGCCACCTTCAAGAAGACGTTCGGCTTCCACCCCTTGGCGGCGTGGTGCGCCAACACCCAGGAATCGCTGGCCATGCTGCTCAGGCCGGGCAACGCCGGATCGAACACGGTCGCCGACCACCTTGCCGTGCTCGCGGACGCGCTTGGGCAGATCCCCGACAGCTCCCGGGCAAAGATCCTGGTCCGCGTCGACGGCGCGGGCGCCACCCACGAACTGTTGGAGCATCTGGAGAAACTGAACACCGCCCGGCGCACTGTGCGCTACCTGACCGGCTGGACCATCACCGCCGACGACGAGCAGGCCATCGCCCACCTGCCCGAGCGGGCGTGGGACGCGCTGCTCGAACAGGACGGCACACCCCACGAAAGCTACGGGGTGGCGGAGTTGACCGGGCTGAACCAGCGGTCGGGCTGGCCGGACGGGATGCGGCTGTTGGTCCGTCGGGTCAAACCGTCCGGGCGGCAGGTCAAGAAGCTGACCGTGTTCGAGAAGAAGACCGGCTGGAAGTACTCGGTCGTCGCCACGAACATCCGCCACATGTGGGGCATCGCCGGCTCCCACCAGCCGCAGTGGCTCGATGCCCTCAGCCGCTCCCACGCCACGGTCGAGGACCGCGTGCGCGGCGACAAGGCGATGGGCCTGCGCAACCTGCCGTCCAAGAAGTGGCAGGTCAACCAGGGCTGGGTGCTCGCTGCGAACATCGGCCATGACCTGGACTGCTGGGTCCGTCTCCTGGCCCTGCACGACCAGGACGATCTGGTGCGAGCCGAGCCCGACACGATGCGGTACCGGATCTACCACCTGCCCGCCCGCCTGGCCCGCCATGCCCGCCGCCGGTGGCTGCGGATCGAACACACCTGGCCCTGGGCCCACGCGTTCACCCTGGCCTGGCAACGGCTAACCGACCTCCCGGACGTCACCTAA
- a CDS encoding DEAD/DEAH box helicase, with protein MARILQVVEVDEPAEQRNPGAVVPTASVALSACEAVFLPGDPAREGRVAFWRADGGELPDCGVEPGEFTVVRPHGNGIRRRRVSAVLLPVAQAVPVLTRARAMVSSGNASVSAAWWGAGALIALQLAARGRLLPGLSPAGFDAWRLGPLDGDDVRRIRDLAAAMPPEARAVPLPGSSPVALPAAEPLLRAFLDAVADGLPRSPAARHLMAGPAFAVRMPVSIPEQREWAAEVAAGMDAGVRVSLRLEADSDAWDGGDFGDSGGAGPRFRAVVQLHSLADPTLVADAAELWAGAAAAQEQFGARTRIDALLALRRGAKAWPPLSRLLSSAAPDVLQLADDELVELLGEAAERLAAAGIQVHLPKGLTKELTATGLLEPPRRKKTPSDLETFLSSGQLLEFRWQLALGGQSLTEEEMDRLIEAHRPVVRLRDQWVVVDQALVRKVRKQRGRELTAIDALGAALTGEVEIDGTSVPVTAGGALEQLRARIAEPEAGQDAASATTGQPAMLAATLRGYQLRGLAWLDRMISLGLGCCLADDMGLGKTITLISLHLRRHERSAHGPTLVVCPTSLLGNWEREVQRFAPGIPVRRFHGPGRTLDDLTPNAFVLTTYGTLRRDAALLADTAVPWGLLVADEAQHVKNPYSDTARALRTVPASGRIALTGTPVENNLSELWALLDWTTPGLLGTLTAFRDRYARAVEADGDQDSAHRLARLVGPFLLRRRKSDPGIAPELPPKTETDQPVSLTKEQASLYEALVRESLAAIGEADGMARRGLVMKLLTGLKQVCNHPAQYLKEKNTKLAGRSGKLELLDELLDAIVAEDGSVLVFTQYVEMGRLLQQHLADRGIAAQFLHGQTPVKQREEMVDRFQRGERQVFLLSLKAAGTGLNLTRAGHVIHFDRWWNPAVEDQATDRAYRIGQRQPVQVHRLIAEGTVEDRIAQMLQQKKGLADAVLSHGEGALTELSDAELAELVTMRHNTTPWSTDRQRTTKGSRT; from the coding sequence ATGGCGCGTATCCTCCAGGTCGTCGAAGTGGATGAGCCTGCCGAGCAGAGGAACCCGGGAGCGGTTGTGCCGACTGCCTCAGTCGCGCTCAGCGCATGCGAAGCCGTCTTCCTGCCCGGAGATCCGGCCCGGGAAGGCCGTGTGGCGTTCTGGCGGGCGGACGGCGGCGAGCTGCCCGACTGCGGTGTGGAGCCGGGGGAGTTCACCGTCGTGCGGCCGCACGGGAACGGGATCCGGCGGCGGAGGGTGAGCGCGGTGCTGCTGCCGGTCGCGCAGGCGGTTCCCGTACTGACCCGCGCTCGCGCCATGGTGTCAAGCGGCAACGCCTCCGTTTCCGCCGCGTGGTGGGGAGCAGGGGCCCTGATCGCGCTTCAGCTTGCTGCGCGGGGGCGGCTGCTGCCGGGGCTGAGCCCCGCCGGGTTCGACGCCTGGCGGCTCGGTCCGCTGGACGGCGACGACGTGCGCCGGATACGCGACCTCGCGGCGGCGATGCCGCCGGAGGCGCGCGCGGTACCGCTGCCGGGCTCGTCGCCCGTGGCGCTGCCCGCCGCCGAGCCGCTGCTGCGGGCCTTTTTGGATGCGGTCGCGGACGGCCTGCCGCGCTCCCCGGCAGCGCGCCATCTGATGGCCGGTCCGGCCTTCGCTGTTCGGATGCCGGTGTCTATCCCCGAGCAGCGAGAGTGGGCGGCCGAGGTGGCCGCCGGGATGGACGCGGGCGTGCGCGTCTCCCTGCGTCTGGAGGCAGACAGCGACGCGTGGGACGGCGGAGACTTCGGCGACAGCGGCGGCGCCGGGCCAAGGTTCCGGGCCGTGGTGCAGCTGCACAGCCTCGCCGACCCCACCCTGGTGGCAGATGCGGCCGAGCTGTGGGCCGGGGCTGCAGCCGCTCAGGAGCAGTTCGGCGCCCGTACCCGTATCGACGCGCTGCTGGCGCTGCGCCGTGGCGCGAAGGCATGGCCGCCGCTGTCGCGCCTGCTCTCCTCGGCCGCGCCCGATGTGCTGCAGCTCGCCGACGACGAGCTGGTGGAACTGCTCGGCGAGGCTGCGGAGCGGCTGGCCGCCGCCGGAATCCAGGTCCACCTGCCAAAGGGCCTGACGAAGGAGCTGACCGCGACCGGCCTGCTGGAGCCGCCCCGGCGCAAAAAGACGCCCTCGGACCTCGAGACCTTCCTCTCCTCCGGGCAGCTCCTTGAATTCCGCTGGCAGTTGGCGCTGGGCGGGCAGTCGCTGACCGAGGAGGAGATGGACCGCCTCATCGAGGCGCACCGCCCGGTGGTGCGGCTGCGCGACCAGTGGGTGGTGGTCGACCAGGCGCTGGTCCGCAAGGTCCGCAAACAGCGCGGCCGGGAGCTCACCGCGATCGACGCCCTGGGCGCGGCGCTGACCGGCGAGGTGGAGATCGACGGCACGTCCGTACCGGTCACCGCGGGCGGCGCCCTGGAGCAGTTGCGCGCGCGGATCGCCGAGCCGGAGGCGGGCCAGGACGCCGCATCGGCCACTACCGGCCAGCCCGCGATGCTCGCAGCCACCCTGCGCGGCTACCAGCTGCGGGGACTTGCCTGGCTGGATCGGATGATCTCCCTCGGCCTGGGCTGCTGTCTCGCCGATGACATGGGCCTCGGCAAGACGATCACCTTGATCTCCCTCCACCTGCGCCGTCACGAGCGATCGGCCCACGGCCCCACCCTGGTGGTCTGTCCGACGTCCCTGCTCGGCAACTGGGAGCGCGAAGTGCAGCGCTTCGCACCCGGCATCCCCGTACGCCGCTTCCACGGCCCGGGCCGCACCCTGGACGACCTCACACCGAACGCCTTCGTCCTCACCACGTACGGCACACTGCGCCGCGACGCGGCGCTCCTGGCCGACACCGCTGTGCCGTGGGGCCTGCTCGTCGCGGACGAGGCGCAGCACGTCAAGAACCCGTACTCCGACACCGCGCGGGCGCTGCGCACCGTCCCCGCCAGCGGGCGCATCGCGCTGACCGGCACCCCGGTGGAGAACAACCTCTCCGAGCTGTGGGCCCTGCTCGACTGGACGACACCCGGCCTGCTCGGCACGCTCACCGCCTTCCGCGACCGCTACGCCCGCGCGGTCGAGGCCGACGGCGACCAGGACAGTGCTCACCGTCTCGCCCGCCTGGTTGGTCCCTTCCTCCTGCGCCGCCGCAAGTCCGACCCTGGCATTGCCCCCGAGCTACCGCCCAAGACCGAGACCGACCAGCCTGTCTCGCTGACGAAGGAGCAGGCGTCCCTGTACGAGGCGCTGGTGCGCGAGTCGCTGGCGGCGATCGGCGAGGCGGACGGAATGGCCCGGCGCGGCCTGGTGATGAAGCTGCTCACCGGCCTCAAGCAGGTCTGCAACCACCCGGCGCAGTACCTGAAGGAGAAGAACACCAAGCTCGCCGGCCGCTCCGGCAAACTGGAACTGCTCGACGAGCTGCTGGATGCGATCGTGGCCGAGGACGGCTCGGTACTCGTCTTCACCCAGTACGTCGAGATGGGCCGCCTGCTTCAGCAGCATCTCGCAGACCGTGGCATCGCGGCGCAGTTCCTGCACGGCCAGACGCCGGTGAAGCAGCGCGAGGAGATGGTCGACCGCTTCCAGCGCGGCGAACGGCAGGTCTTCCTGCTCTCCCTCAAGGCCGCCGGCACCGGCCTCAACCTGACCCGCGCCGGCCACGTCATCCACTTCGACCGCTGGTGGAACCCGGCGGTCGAAGACCAGGCCACCGACCGCGCGTACCGCATCGGCCAGAGGCAGCCGGTGCAGGTGCACCGCCTGATCGCGGAGGGGACGGTCGAGGACCGGATCGCGCAGATGCTCCAGCAGAAGAAGGGGCTCGCGGACGCCGTGCTGAGCCATGGCGAGGGGGCACTCACCGAACTCTCCGACGCCGAACTGGCCGAACTGGTAACGATGCGCCACAACACCACGCCTTGGAGCACAGACCGTCAGCGCACCACGAAGGGAAGCCGCACGTGA
- a CDS encoding SWIM zinc finger family protein, translated as MSPRPTKPQQRAQDQPARTFPPFPPAPGRRGGFASTWWGQAWVSALEECSLDSGRLTRGRTYARRGSVGEMTVAPGRISAPVQGSRPRPYRVSLAIPVLSDAAWDRLLHAVAARAGHIAALLDRDMPTELVKDALKAGVRLLPSANDLEPSCSCPDWGYPCKHGAALCYQVARLLDEDPFVLMLMRGRGEQQLLDELARRNAARAASQTAASASASASVPSPRTPAPPTGTPAREAFAARADLPPLPGPPPLPERTGHPPVFEASRPAEPGIDPEALHTLAADAAERARRQLAAALANDTPPNPPDLTQWQDAVRIAAEHPQTAVFARIAKSTGRPPIELAQAVRAWSYGGTAALAVLEDPWTPDPSVLTRARASLAEDWADGRPPPLRAWRNRFTVVGRDRQLRYGRDGRWYPYAKEDGAWWPIGQSDPDPATALAALLELQDHRS; from the coding sequence GTGAGCCCGCGCCCGACGAAGCCCCAGCAGCGGGCCCAGGATCAGCCCGCCCGCACTTTCCCTCCCTTCCCGCCGGCTCCCGGCCGCCGGGGCGGTTTCGCCTCCACCTGGTGGGGCCAGGCATGGGTGTCGGCGCTGGAGGAGTGCTCACTCGATTCCGGCCGCCTCACCCGCGGTCGCACCTACGCGCGGCGCGGATCCGTGGGCGAGATGACCGTGGCCCCGGGCCGGATCAGCGCCCCGGTGCAGGGCAGCAGGCCGCGCCCCTACCGGGTGTCATTGGCAATCCCCGTCCTCAGCGACGCAGCATGGGACCGGCTCCTTCACGCGGTGGCGGCACGCGCCGGGCACATCGCCGCACTGCTGGACCGCGACATGCCCACCGAGCTGGTCAAGGACGCGCTGAAGGCCGGCGTACGGCTGCTACCGTCCGCCAACGATCTGGAGCCGTCCTGCTCCTGCCCCGACTGGGGCTATCCGTGCAAGCACGGCGCCGCGCTGTGTTACCAGGTCGCACGCCTGCTGGACGAAGACCCCTTCGTGCTGATGTTGATGCGCGGCCGCGGCGAACAGCAGCTGCTGGACGAACTCGCCCGCCGCAACGCCGCCCGCGCGGCATCGCAGACGGCAGCCTCGGCCTCGGCTTCAGCGTCGGTTCCGTCCCCGCGCACTCCCGCCCCACCCACAGGTACACCGGCCCGAGAGGCCTTCGCAGCGCGCGCCGACCTGCCACCGCTGCCCGGACCGCCTCCCCTGCCCGAACGCACCGGGCACCCGCCCGTCTTCGAGGCCTCCCGCCCCGCCGAACCAGGCATCGACCCCGAGGCGCTTCACACCCTGGCCGCCGACGCAGCCGAGCGCGCCCGTCGCCAACTCGCCGCCGCGCTGGCGAACGACACACCACCCAATCCACCTGACCTGACGCAGTGGCAGGACGCTGTGCGCATCGCCGCCGAGCACCCACAGACAGCAGTCTTCGCCCGGATCGCCAAGAGCACCGGCCGCCCGCCGATCGAACTCGCCCAGGCGGTACGGGCCTGGAGTTACGGCGGCACAGCCGCACTCGCGGTCCTGGAGGACCCCTGGACCCCGGACCCATCCGTACTCACCCGCGCCCGAGCCTCGCTCGCCGAGGACTGGGCGGACGGACGCCCTCCCCCACTGCGCGCCTGGCGCAACCGCTTCACCGTCGTCGGCCGCGACCGCCAACTACGCTACGGCCGCGACGGCCGCTGGTACCCCTACGCGAAAGAGGACGGCGCCTGGTGGCCCATCGGCCAAAGCGACCCTGACCCCGCCACAGCCCTCGCAGCGCTGCTCGAACTCCAAGACCACCGCTCGTGA
- a CDS encoding DUF6233 domain-containing protein — translation MSPAHARPVPGVSYEHVPTHRLSQTDTPSQECPPAWTLQYLPHRPGHPGATLLHVIGCTPSDRTLTREQALAALRQPRTTACIECDAARSLTPQQRPTNPNHQTPQQRDDEPRQDTNPSETPP, via the coding sequence GTGAGCCCCGCACACGCACGCCCGGTACCCGGTGTCTCCTACGAACACGTCCCGACCCACCGTCTGTCCCAAACAGACACCCCGTCCCAAGAATGCCCGCCCGCATGGACACTCCAGTACCTCCCCCACCGCCCCGGACACCCGGGCGCCACACTCCTCCACGTCATCGGCTGCACCCCCAGCGACCGGACACTCACCCGGGAACAGGCCCTTGCCGCGCTCCGTCAACCCCGCACAACAGCCTGCATCGAGTGCGACGCAGCCCGATCCCTCACCCCGCAACAGCGGCCAACCAACCCCAACCACCAGACCCCACAACAGCGCGACGACGAACCCCGACAGGACACGAACCCCAGCGAAACACCCCCATAA